Proteins from one Lacrimispora sphenoides genomic window:
- a CDS encoding peptide chain release factor 3, producing the protein MNIAEEIKKRRTFAIISHPDAGKTTLTEKFLLYGGAINLAGTVKGRKGAKHAVSDWMEIEKERGISVTSSVLQFNYDGFCINILDTPGHQDFSEDTYRTLMAADSAVMVIDGSKGVEAQTIKLFKVCVMRHIPIFTFVNKMDREARDPFELMDEIEEVLGIRTCPVNWPIGCGREFKGVYDRFKETITTFRATTNGQKEVEATEVQLGDAQVDAMIGESYHQQLMEDIELLDGASDELDMDRVGRGDLSPVFFGSALTNFGVETFLQHFLQMTTSPLPRLTTTGVVDPFEEEFSAFVFKIQANMNKAHRDRVAFMRIVSGKFDAGMEVYHVQGSKKMRLSQPQQIMAQDRKIVEEAYAGDIIGVFDPGIFSIGDTLCKSNKKFEYEGIPTFAPEHFARVRQMDTMKRKQFIKGVNQIAQEGAIQIFQEFNTGMEEIIVGVVGELQFEVLTYRLENEYNVEVRLEKLPYEYIRWIVNKEEIDVAKIQGTSDMKRIKDLKDNPLLLFVNSWSVGMVLERNPGLKLSEFGHN; encoded by the coding sequence GTGAATATAGCGGAAGAAATTAAAAAGAGAAGAACATTTGCTATTATTTCCCATCCGGATGCGGGAAAGACGACCTTGACGGAGAAATTTCTGCTTTACGGAGGAGCCATTAATCTGGCCGGTACCGTAAAAGGAAGAAAAGGTGCCAAGCATGCCGTTTCCGACTGGATGGAGATTGAAAAAGAGAGAGGTATTTCCGTCACCTCCTCTGTGTTACAGTTTAATTACGACGGATTCTGCATCAACATTCTGGACACACCAGGCCACCAGGATTTCTCTGAGGATACCTATCGTACCCTTATGGCGGCCGATTCCGCTGTCATGGTCATTGACGGTTCCAAAGGTGTGGAGGCTCAGACCATCAAGCTGTTTAAAGTCTGCGTTATGCGCCATATCCCCATTTTTACATTTGTGAATAAGATGGACCGGGAAGCAAGAGATCCATTTGAACTGATGGATGAGATCGAGGAAGTGCTTGGAATCCGGACCTGTCCTGTTAACTGGCCCATAGGCTGCGGAAGAGAATTTAAAGGGGTTTATGACCGCTTTAAAGAAACCATAACCACATTCCGGGCGACTACGAACGGCCAGAAGGAAGTGGAGGCTACAGAAGTCCAGCTGGGGGATGCCCAGGTGGATGCAATGATCGGAGAAAGCTATCACCAGCAGCTTATGGAGGATATCGAGCTGCTTGACGGTGCCAGTGATGAACTGGATATGGACCGGGTCGGCAGGGGAGACTTATCTCCTGTATTTTTCGGTTCTGCTCTCACAAACTTCGGGGTAGAGACATTCCTGCAGCACTTTCTTCAGATGACAACTTCTCCGCTGCCAAGACTGACGACAACAGGAGTTGTGGACCCATTTGAAGAGGAGTTTTCCGCTTTTGTATTCAAGATCCAGGCCAACATGAATAAGGCTCACAGAGACCGTGTTGCATTCATGCGGATCGTCTCCGGCAAGTTTGACGCAGGCATGGAAGTATACCATGTGCAGGGCAGCAAAAAAATGCGTTTGTCCCAGCCACAGCAGATTATGGCCCAGGACAGGAAGATCGTGGAAGAGGCCTATGCAGGTGATATTATTGGTGTCTTTGATCCGGGCATTTTTTCCATCGGAGATACCCTTTGCAAATCCAATAAAAAATTTGAATATGAGGGGATTCCTACCTTTGCACCAGAGCATTTCGCAAGAGTGCGGCAGATGGACACCATGAAAAGAAAGCAGTTCATCAAAGGCGTAAACCAGATCGCACAGGAAGGTGCCATTCAGATCTTCCAGGAGTTTAATACCGGAATGGAAGAGATCATCGTGGGAGTCGTGGGAGAACTGCAGTTTGAGGTTTTGACCTATCGTCTGGAAAATGAGTACAACGTGGAAGTAAGGCTTGAGAAGCTTCCATATGAATATATCCGCTGGATCGTGAACAAAGAAGAAATTGATGTAGCCAAGATTCAGGGTACGTCCGATATGAAACGGATCAAGGATCTAAAAGACAATCCTCTTCTTTTATTTGTCAACAGCTGGAGTGTTGGCATGGTATTGGAGCGTAATCCGGGACTAAAGCTTTCTGAATTCGGCCACAACTAA
- a CDS encoding alpha/beta hydrolase has product MRIEKRQIAVPGQLTGPVCLTGYLLDSISVNPDMLRPAVIVLPGGGYSRRSDRESEPIALQFMSMGCHAFVLDYSVDPNRFPTSLRELAEAVAVIRQHAAEWKVDTNKIIPCGFSAAGHLACSLGVFWDRDFVWEAIDRTPEEIRPDGLILNYPVITSGEFKHAGSILSLLGENAAKEETEAVSLENFVTEKTPKAFLWHTYTDAAVPLENSLLLASAMRRHGVNFELHVYPAGCHGLSLANEETAGSNESLLEPSCQSWISLAKTWLSNF; this is encoded by the coding sequence ATGAGAATTGAGAAAAGACAAATCGCTGTACCAGGGCAGTTGACCGGTCCGGTGTGTTTGACTGGTTATTTACTGGACAGCATAAGCGTTAACCCGGATATGCTTCGCCCTGCTGTTATTGTGCTCCCCGGAGGCGGATACAGCCGGCGGTCAGATCGGGAGAGTGAGCCCATAGCCTTGCAGTTTATGTCCATGGGCTGTCATGCATTTGTTTTGGATTACAGCGTGGACCCCAATCGTTTCCCCACTTCCCTAAGGGAGCTTGCGGAAGCGGTAGCTGTCATCCGGCAGCACGCAGCAGAATGGAAGGTTGACACCAATAAAATCATTCCATGCGGTTTTTCTGCCGCCGGGCATTTGGCCTGTAGTCTTGGGGTTTTCTGGGACAGGGATTTTGTGTGGGAAGCCATAGATCGGACTCCGGAGGAGATCCGTCCGGACGGGCTGATTTTAAATTACCCTGTGATCACAAGCGGGGAGTTTAAGCATGCCGGTTCTATCTTAAGTCTTTTGGGTGAGAATGCGGCAAAGGAAGAGACAGAGGCGGTTTCCTTAGAGAACTTTGTTACGGAAAAGACTCCGAAAGCTTTCCTGTGGCATACGTATACCGATGCTGCTGTGCCCCTTGAAAACAGTCTGCTCCTGGCTTCTGCCATGAGAAGGCATGGCGTAAATTTTGAACTTCATGTTTATCCTGCAGGATGTCATGGCCTGTCTCTGGCCAACGAAGAAACCGCAGGCTCCAACGAGTCCCTCTTAGAACCTTCCTGCCAGAGCTGGATTTCTCTTGCAAAAACCTGGCTTTCTAATTTTTAA
- the coaBC gene encoding bifunctional phosphopantothenoylcysteine decarboxylase/phosphopantothenate--cysteine ligase CoaBC: MLKGKNIILGVTGSIAAYKIAGLASMLVKKGCNVHVLMSQNATNFINPITFETLTGNKCLVDTFDRNFQFNVEHVSLAKLADVVMIAPASANVIAKLAHGMADDMLTTTVLACRCKKIISPAMNTNMYENPIVQDNIRICESYGMEVIKPDFGYLACGDIGAGKMPDPEVLFDFIEKEVCFEKDLAGKKILVTAGPTRESIDPVRFITNHSTGKMGYAVAKAASLRGADVTLVSGITDTPKPRFVHLIEVGSAKEMFDAVTEEAESQDAIIKAAAVADYRPKHVGTEKTKKKEGEMVIELERTDDILKWLGEHRRKGQFLCGFSMETQNMMENSRVKLDKKKIDMIVANNLKVEGAGFGTDTNVVTIITRDKELPLKTMTKDEVAHHILDEIFTRQNEGKKE; this comes from the coding sequence ATGCTGAAAGGAAAAAATATCATTTTGGGTGTAACAGGTAGTATTGCGGCCTATAAGATAGCCGGACTTGCCAGTATGCTGGTAAAAAAGGGCTGCAACGTACATGTCTTAATGTCCCAAAATGCAACGAATTTTATTAATCCCATTACGTTTGAAACATTGACAGGCAATAAATGCCTGGTGGATACTTTTGACCGCAATTTTCAGTTCAACGTAGAGCATGTATCCCTTGCCAAGCTTGCCGACGTTGTAATGATTGCACCGGCCAGTGCCAATGTGATCGCAAAGCTGGCTCATGGGATGGCGGATGACATGTTGACAACCACTGTTTTGGCATGCAGATGCAAGAAAATCATTTCTCCTGCCATGAACACCAATATGTACGAAAATCCAATTGTTCAGGATAATATAAGGATTTGTGAGTCCTATGGCATGGAAGTAATCAAACCTGATTTCGGGTACCTGGCCTGCGGCGATATTGGGGCAGGAAAGATGCCGGATCCTGAGGTGCTATTTGATTTCATTGAAAAAGAGGTCTGCTTTGAAAAAGACCTGGCAGGAAAGAAGATTCTGGTAACGGCCGGTCCTACCAGGGAATCCATTGATCCGGTCCGGTTCATCACAAACCATTCCACAGGGAAAATGGGCTATGCAGTGGCAAAGGCTGCCTCCTTAAGAGGGGCGGATGTGACGCTTGTGAGCGGGATAACGGATACGCCAAAGCCCAGGTTTGTACACCTCATAGAGGTTGGCAGCGCAAAAGAAATGTTTGATGCGGTTACGGAAGAAGCGGAATCTCAGGATGCCATCATTAAGGCGGCCGCTGTGGCGGATTACCGTCCAAAGCATGTGGGAACGGAAAAAACAAAGAAAAAAGAGGGAGAAATGGTTATAGAACTGGAACGGACGGACGATATCCTTAAATGGTTGGGAGAGCACCGTAGAAAGGGACAGTTTCTTTGCGGCTTTTCCATGGAGACCCAGAATATGATGGAAAATTCAAGAGTAAAGCTTGATAAAAAAAAGATAGACATGATTGTTGCCAACAACTTAAAAGTGGAAGGAGCCGGCTTTGGAACAGATACCAACGTAGTTACTATCATAACCAGGGATAAAGAGCTGCCACTTAAGACCATGACAAAAGATGAAGTAGCGCATCACATTCTGGATGAGATATTTACTCGTCAGAATGAGGGAAAGAAGGAGTAG
- a CDS encoding type III pantothenate kinase has protein sequence MILAIDMGNSNIVIGGIDNTGIYFVERVTTNHGKTELEYAVNIKDIMEIHNMPLSSIEGAILSSVVPPLTDVVVCAVKKITGKTPMVVGSGMKTGLNIKMDNPKTVGSDLIVNAVAALKEYQAPIIIVDMGTATTMSVIDRNGNYSGGIIFPGLRVSLDSLSSRAAQLPYIGLNKPTRVIGKNTIDCMKNGILYGNAAMIDGVIDRMEEELGTLASLVATGGLASSVVPLCYHKIHYDEALLLKGLLVLYEKNKQD, from the coding sequence ATGATTTTGGCCATAGATATGGGAAACAGCAATATTGTCATAGGCGGCATCGACAATACCGGCATTTACTTTGTAGAGCGAGTTACCACCAATCACGGAAAAACCGAGCTGGAATATGCGGTTAATATAAAAGATATTATGGAAATTCACAACATGCCCCTCTCATCCATAGAAGGGGCAATCCTGTCTTCGGTTGTTCCTCCTCTTACGGATGTGGTCGTGTGTGCTGTTAAAAAAATAACAGGCAAGACACCCATGGTGGTCGGCTCCGGAATGAAGACCGGACTCAACATCAAGATGGACAACCCTAAGACCGTTGGCAGCGATTTAATCGTCAATGCGGTAGCTGCTTTAAAGGAATATCAGGCTCCCATCATTATCGTTGACATGGGAACTGCCACTACCATGTCCGTCATTGACCGGAATGGAAACTACTCCGGCGGCATTATATTCCCCGGCCTCAGAGTCTCCCTGGATTCCTTAAGCAGCCGGGCCGCCCAGCTCCCTTACATCGGTTTAAACAAACCGACCAGGGTGATCGGCAAAAATACCATTGACTGCATGAAAAACGGAATCCTTTACGGCAATGCCGCCATGATCGACGGTGTCATCGACCGTATGGAGGAAGAATTAGGGACTTTGGCAAGCCTTGTGGCGACCGGAGGTCTGGCTTCCTCTGTCGTCCCGCTTTGTTATCATAAAATTCATTATGACGAGGCTTTGCTATTAAAGGGATTGCTGGTTCTATATGAAAAAAATAAGCAGGATTAA
- the sigG gene encoding RNA polymerase sporulation sigma factor SigG — translation MSGYKVEICGVNTSKLPLLNNEEKEVLFKRILDGDKKAREDYIKGNLRLVLSVIQRFSGSNENVDDLFQIGCIGLIKAIDNFDITQNVRFSTYAVPMILGEVRRYLRDNNSIRVSRSLRDTAYKAIYAKENLMKKNLKEPTLMEIADEIGVSKEDITYALDAIQSPVSLYEPVYSDGGDPLFVMDQISDKKNLEENWVEDISLNEAMRRLPERERHIIDMRFFEGKTQTEVAEEIHISQAQVSRLEKNALKTMKNYLS, via the coding sequence ATGTCTGGATACAAAGTAGAGATTTGTGGTGTCAATACTTCCAAACTTCCTCTTCTTAATAACGAAGAGAAGGAAGTTCTGTTCAAACGGATTCTTGATGGAGATAAAAAGGCCAGAGAAGATTACATCAAGGGAAACTTAAGACTGGTTCTCAGTGTCATACAACGTTTTTCCGGCAGCAATGAAAACGTTGACGACTTATTTCAGATCGGATGCATCGGTTTAATCAAAGCCATTGATAATTTCGATATTACGCAGAACGTCCGGTTCTCCACCTATGCGGTGCCCATGATTCTGGGCGAAGTACGGCGTTACCTTCGGGATAATAATTCTATCCGCGTCAGCCGGTCCCTGCGTGATACCGCTTACAAGGCAATCTATGCCAAAGAGAATTTAATGAAGAAAAACTTAAAAGAACCTACCCTGATGGAAATCGCCGATGAGATCGGAGTCAGCAAAGAAGACATCACCTATGCTCTTGATGCCATTCAAAGCCCGGTCAGCCTTTATGAGCCGGTCTATTCTGACGGCGGTGATCCTCTTTTTGTCATGGACCAGATCAGTGACAAAAAAAACTTAGAGGAAAACTGGGTAGAGGACATCTCCTTAAACGAGGCCATGAGACGCCTTCCCGAAAGAGAGCGCCATATCATTGACATGCGCTTTTTTGAAGGAAAGACACAGACCGAGGTTGCTGAAGAAATCCATATCAGTCAGGCACAGGTAAGCCGCCTGGAAAAAAATGCTTTAAAGACAATGAAGAATTACCTTTCTTAG
- a CDS encoding L-ribulose-5-phosphate 3-epimerase produces the protein MKTYTLGLYEKSMPAELSWKEKLEAAKSAGFDFLEMSIDETEEKLERLEMTEKERLELIKLTKDAGIPIGTMCLSGHRKYPLGSHDPEVKKKSIEIMSKAIELASDLGIRIIQLAGYDVYYEESDEETRRYFTDNLKKAAEMAASAGVVLAFETMETGFMNTVEKAMKYVKQVSSVYLNVYPDIGNITNAAFTNGTDVLEDLKLGIGRLAAMHLKETKPGIFREVPYGEGHVDFKKAIETAWKLGVRIYVAEFWYTGNPSWKEDLVAANLKMSGILKEQE, from the coding sequence ATGAAAACCTATACACTTGGGTTGTATGAAAAGTCAATGCCGGCTGAATTAAGCTGGAAAGAAAAACTGGAAGCTGCAAAGAGCGCCGGTTTTGATTTCCTGGAAATGAGTATAGACGAAACTGAGGAGAAGCTGGAACGTCTGGAAATGACAGAAAAGGAACGTCTGGAACTGATAAAACTGACAAAGGATGCAGGCATTCCCATTGGTACCATGTGTTTAAGCGGACACCGGAAGTATCCCCTGGGAAGCCATGACCCGGAAGTCAAGAAAAAAAGTATAGAAATCATGAGCAAAGCCATAGAACTGGCATCGGATCTGGGAATCAGGATCATTCAACTGGCCGGATACGATGTGTACTATGAAGAATCGGATGAAGAAACGAGGCGGTATTTTACTGACAACCTAAAAAAGGCTGCCGAAATGGCTGCATCCGCCGGTGTGGTACTTGCATTTGAAACCATGGAGACCGGATTCATGAATACAGTGGAAAAAGCAATGAAATATGTGAAACAGGTTTCCTCTGTCTACTTAAATGTTTATCCTGATATAGGGAATATAACAAATGCTGCGTTCACCAATGGAACGGACGTATTGGAGGACTTAAAGCTTGGAATCGGGCGGCTTGCCGCCATGCATTTAAAAGAGACGAAACCAGGCATATTCCGTGAGGTTCCCTACGGCGAGGGCCATGTGGACTTTAAAAAAGCCATTGAGACCGCATGGAAGCTTGGAGTGAGGATCTATGTAGCGGAATTCTGGTACACGGGAAATCCCTCCTGGAAGGAAGATCTGGTTGCGGCAAATCTTAAAATGTCCGGAATATTAAAGGAGCAGGAATGA
- a CDS encoding DeoR/GlpR family DNA-binding transcription regulator translates to MKREYALVEERREHILDIVRNSPKVSVNSLAEQCGISVITVRRDLQYLEDRKLLKRCHGGAIPIEKGPAQANEILLYRRLIASYAATLVDDNDTLFINTSSTALQILEYIKSRNVTVITNNGKAINSEHGAGVNIILTGGELRYPKEAMVGDLAVRNLQNIYAKKAFMGCSGISVMSGMTTEIMNEVCLNELMIEHTRSELYILADHTKIGKNSSFSSCSIGKVQHLITDEKAPEEILKEFKEAGVQIHQVKKGGF, encoded by the coding sequence ATGAAAAGAGAATACGCCCTTGTGGAGGAGAGAAGAGAGCATATATTGGATATCGTAAGAAACAGTCCCAAGGTATCCGTTAACAGCTTGGCAGAGCAATGCGGGATTTCTGTGATAACAGTTCGAAGAGATCTGCAGTATCTGGAAGACAGGAAGCTTTTAAAGCGCTGTCATGGCGGCGCCATTCCCATTGAAAAGGGCCCTGCGCAGGCAAATGAAATATTACTTTACAGACGGCTGATTGCCAGCTATGCTGCAACGTTGGTAGATGATAATGATACGCTGTTTATTAACACCAGCAGCACTGCCCTGCAGATACTGGAATATATCAAGAGCAGGAATGTGACGGTCATAACCAACAATGGAAAAGCGATTAACAGTGAACATGGAGCCGGGGTAAATATCATTCTCACCGGCGGCGAGCTTCGCTACCCGAAAGAAGCCATGGTTGGAGATCTTGCGGTCAGGAACCTTCAAAACATCTATGCCAAAAAGGCATTTATGGGGTGTTCTGGTATTTCCGTTATGTCCGGGATGACGACCGAGATCATGAATGAGGTGTGTTTAAACGAATTAATGATCGAACACACAAGAAGCGAGCTGTATATCCTGGCCGATCATACAAAGATAGGAAAGAACAGCAGCTTTTCAAGCTGCAGCATAGGCAAAGTTCAGCATTTGATTACGGATGAAAAGGCGCCTGAAGAAATTTTAAAAGAATTTAAGGAGGCTGGAGTGCAGATCCACCAGGTGAAAAAAGGAGGTTTTTAA
- a CDS encoding PTS sugar transporter subunit IIB has translation MAGKNLSFLVCCANGAGSSLMAQMTLEKVLKKHNIKATKVHHCALSEGKGSAPQYDVVVCAQNFKDMFADAEKKGIKIVGLKNVMSAPEIETKLKEQGIIQEG, from the coding sequence GTGGCTGGTAAAAATTTAAGCTTTTTGGTATGTTGCGCAAATGGGGCAGGCTCAAGCCTGATGGCACAGATGACCTTGGAGAAAGTGCTGAAGAAGCATAATATCAAAGCGACAAAGGTGCATCATTGCGCTCTTTCAGAAGGAAAAGGATCAGCGCCCCAGTACGATGTAGTGGTTTGTGCACAGAACTTTAAAGATATGTTTGCAGATGCTGAGAAAAAAGGCATTAAGATCGTTGGACTTAAGAACGTGATGTCTGCTCCGGAGATTGAAACCAAATTAAAAGAGCAGGGAATCATTCAGGAAGGTTAA
- a CDS encoding PTS ascorbate transporter subunit IIC: MDILLKVWTFFATNILQQPAFMIGLIVMIGYILLRKPWYDILAGTLKAIVGYLILMVGSGGLVNNFRPVLVGLKDRFQMNAMVIDPYFGQNAVTAGVEEVFGKGFGDAMILLFIAFIVNILLVRFSKYTKLRALFTTGNVQVQQAATAYWLIMFACPFLLNGRVAMLVVMALLLGAYWAVGSNLTIKPCQEVTDGAGFCLAHQQMFGVALSYYLAGKLFGKESKKNNGKEIRKIEDIELPGFMSIFNDNMVCTSILMVIFFGAILCILGRDYLVEGEFMKEGASMFFYVLQTCLYFAVYLAILQLGVRTFVAELTASFQGIADRILPGSVPGVDCAVIFGFGAANAVTLGFLSGFVGQILAIVALILLKSPVLVICGFVPVFFDNATIGVFANEKGGFKAALILPFFSGLCQVFGSAFIAGWVGMAAYGGYLGMWDWAVIWPVFTVIMKYLSYIGIGIVLVALLAIPQIQYWKDKKGYFLMTEDYEAYKEMKANK, encoded by the coding sequence ATGGATATTTTATTGAAGGTATGGACTTTTTTTGCAACAAACATATTGCAGCAGCCGGCATTTATGATTGGTTTGATCGTTATGATTGGTTACATCTTGCTGAGAAAACCGTGGTATGATATACTTGCTGGGACTTTGAAAGCGATCGTGGGTTATTTGATCTTAATGGTTGGTTCCGGCGGACTGGTAAACAACTTCCGGCCGGTATTGGTAGGCTTAAAAGACAGGTTCCAGATGAATGCCATGGTAATTGATCCGTATTTTGGCCAGAATGCTGTTACGGCCGGCGTTGAGGAAGTTTTTGGAAAAGGATTTGGTGATGCGATGATTCTGTTGTTCATTGCATTTATCGTCAATATTCTTCTTGTGCGTTTTTCAAAATACACCAAGCTCCGTGCACTGTTTACCACCGGAAATGTACAGGTCCAGCAGGCTGCTACCGCATACTGGCTGATCATGTTTGCCTGTCCGTTCCTGTTAAACGGAAGAGTTGCCATGCTTGTGGTAATGGCCCTTCTTTTAGGAGCTTACTGGGCAGTAGGGTCAAACCTGACAATCAAGCCGTGCCAGGAGGTTACGGACGGTGCCGGTTTCTGTCTGGCTCATCAGCAGATGTTCGGTGTTGCACTCAGCTACTATCTTGCAGGCAAGCTCTTTGGAAAAGAAAGCAAGAAAAACAATGGAAAAGAAATCAGGAAGATTGAAGATATTGAGCTGCCAGGTTTTATGTCCATCTTTAATGACAATATGGTCTGTACTTCCATTTTAATGGTTATCTTCTTCGGAGCAATCCTCTGTATCCTTGGCCGGGATTATCTGGTTGAAGGTGAGTTTATGAAAGAGGGAGCCAGCATGTTCTTCTATGTTCTTCAAACCTGTTTATATTTTGCGGTGTATCTGGCAATTCTGCAATTAGGTGTGCGTACCTTTGTGGCGGAGCTGACAGCTTCGTTCCAGGGAATTGCAGACAGAATTCTCCCTGGGTCTGTTCCGGGAGTGGACTGTGCCGTAATCTTTGGATTTGGTGCGGCCAATGCCGTGACCTTGGGATTCTTATCAGGCTTTGTCGGACAGATTCTGGCTATTGTTGCACTGATTCTGTTAAAGAGTCCGGTGCTTGTTATATGCGGTTTCGTTCCTGTGTTCTTTGATAACGCCACCATCGGTGTTTTTGCAAATGAAAAGGGCGGATTTAAGGCAGCCCTGATTCTTCCCTTCTTCTCCGGCTTATGCCAGGTGTTCGGATCTGCATTTATTGCAGGCTGGGTAGGCATGGCAGCCTATGGCGGATACTTGGGAATGTGGGACTGGGCGGTCATATGGCCGGTATTTACCGTGATCATGAAATATTTAAGCTACATTGGTATTGGAATTGTGCTGGTTGCACTCCTTGCCATTCCGCAGATCCAGTATTGGAAGGATAAAAAGGGTTATTTCCTTATGACAGAGGATTATGAAGCGTATAAAGAAATGAAAGCAAATAAATAG
- a CDS encoding PTS sugar transporter subunit IIA translates to MLRDFVEKKHYKFAREAKDWEDAVRMSCECLEEDGTVEENYKEEIIACIKKYGPYIIILPDIAMPHSQEGAEGVHKTTIAFMKLEKPVSFDAEDPEKDAQLFFTLASCNPDQHLNNMSRLSELLGNEEVIAELKKAKDSEDLLRIQERYLD, encoded by the coding sequence ATGCTGAGAGATTTTGTGGAGAAGAAACATTATAAGTTTGCCAGGGAAGCAAAGGACTGGGAGGATGCAGTCCGGATGAGCTGTGAATGTCTGGAAGAGGACGGGACAGTCGAAGAGAATTATAAGGAAGAGATCATTGCCTGTATTAAAAAATACGGCCCTTATATCATCATTTTACCGGACATTGCAATGCCTCATTCCCAGGAGGGGGCAGAAGGCGTACATAAAACCACGATCGCCTTCATGAAACTGGAAAAGCCGGTCAGCTTTGATGCAGAGGACCCGGAAAAGGATGCGCAGCTTTTCTTTACCCTGGCCTCCTGTAATCCGGATCAGCATTTAAATAATATGAGCCGGTTATCGGAGCTGCTGGGCAATGAGGAAGTGATCGCCGAACTGAAAAAAGCCAAAGATTCAGAAGATTTACTGAGAATACAGGAACGATATTTGGACTAG
- the ulaG gene encoding L-ascorbate 6-phosphate lactonase: MSKVEEITRESWIMSTFPEWGTWLNEEIEHETVEPGTVAMWWLGCTGMWFKTPGGCNITVDLWCGNGKRSHGNGKMAEGHQMANMCGARKMQPNLRAVPFVLDPFAVKHVDAVLATHYHQDHMSPEYAAHVIQSNITTVDENGKEIPVPFIGPKKSVELWQKWGVPADRCITVVPGDSIRIKDIEIVALDSFDRTCLVTTDSTGPDREELTGKCPMDMDEKAVNYLIKTPGGNIYHSGDSHYSIYFAKHGKDYDIDVAFGSYGENPVGMADKMTSCDILRMAEALRCKVVIPIHYDVWTNFMADVNEIRVLYHMKKDRLDYKFHPFFWEVGGKYVYPRDKDKLAYHHERGFEDCFEAPQNIPFRSLL, translated from the coding sequence ATGAGCAAAGTGGAAGAAATCACAAGGGAAAGCTGGATCATGAGCACGTTTCCTGAATGGGGAACCTGGCTGAATGAAGAAATTGAACATGAGACAGTGGAACCCGGAACAGTGGCTATGTGGTGGCTGGGCTGTACGGGCATGTGGTTTAAAACACCGGGCGGCTGCAACATTACCGTGGATTTGTGGTGCGGTAACGGAAAGCGTTCTCATGGAAACGGTAAGATGGCTGAGGGTCATCAGATGGCAAATATGTGCGGTGCAAGAAAGATGCAGCCTAATTTAAGGGCAGTTCCTTTTGTACTCGATCCGTTTGCTGTTAAGCATGTAGACGCAGTTCTGGCAACCCATTACCACCAGGATCATATGAGCCCGGAATATGCTGCCCATGTGATCCAAAGCAATATAACAACCGTGGATGAGAATGGAAAAGAAATTCCGGTTCCTTTTATCGGCCCTAAGAAGTCCGTTGAGCTGTGGCAGAAGTGGGGGGTTCCTGCGGACCGGTGTATTACGGTAGTGCCCGGAGACAGCATCAGGATTAAGGATATTGAAATTGTGGCACTGGATTCCTTTGACAGGACCTGTCTTGTAACAACGGATTCCACTGGCCCGGACCGGGAGGAACTGACGGGAAAGTGTCCCATGGATATGGATGAAAAGGCGGTAAATTATCTGATCAAAACGCCTGGCGGAAATATTTATCACAGCGGCGATTCCCATTACTCCATTTACTTTGCAAAGCACGGTAAGGATTATGACATTGATGTTGCTTTTGGTTCTTATGGAGAAAATCCGGTAGGAATGGCAGATAAGATGACCTCCTGTGATATCCTCCGCATGGCTGAAGCTCTAAGATGTAAGGTGGTAATCCCCATTCATTATGATGTTTGGACCAATTTCATGGCAGATGTAAATGAAATCAGGGTACTCTATCATATGAAGAAGGATCGGCTGGATTATAAATTTCACCCGTTCTTCTGGGAAGTAGGCGGAAAATACGTTTATCCCAGAGACAAGGACAAGCTGGCTTATCACCATGAAAGAGGCTTTGAGGATTGCTTTGAAGCACCTCAGAATATTCCGTTCCGTTCACTTTTGTAA